The Oscillatoria sp. FACHB-1406 genomic interval CGTAGCATCTGCCGAACGCGAAACGGCTAAATAGAGATGGCGATTGCGATCGACCACAACTTCCTCAACTCGACCGACGACTAAATCTTGCGGGGTAAGGACGCGGTAGCCGACTAAATTCTGCTTTAAAGCATCAGGCAAATCAGTTGGGCTGCGATCGGATTCAATTTCGTAAGGATTCATGCTGGATTTTCTCCTAATACGTTCCAAAAATCGAGAGCTAGCAAGGATTAACGTAATTGATTAATAATTCGTAATTCTTGGTTCAATTTTTCATGGTTTATCTGTTACAAAAGAGTACAGGCAGAGCCTTTCAACAAACTCTACCCGTACTTAAATACTTAAGATTCTAAAATCTTAACCGAGCGATCGAGTAACCGAAGCTTGCCTTCAGGAAAGGCAGAATTCCAACGATTAGAGACTAACAATTAGGGATGGATATCGCCATCAACGATGGGATTTCCATGAGAGTCAATGTTCAGTCGTTCGCGGCGAATCGTTTCTTCCGCGTCTACGGTGGAGCGATCGACTTCCTTGCGAATTTCGACTTCTTCGCGCACGAAAGCTTGCTTTTCTACATTAGCCGTTTCTTCGTAGACTTCCATACGAGCAACTTCACCTTCATCAAACGTTGCTGTACCCGGTGCAACCGCTTCGGTACTGTTCGGAGTCGTGCGTTGAATAACGATGCGTTCTTTCTCAACCGGAACAGACACGCGAGCCGTTTCGGTTTCTACGGTTTTACCGACTGCGACTTCTCCCGTTTTTTGGCGGTCTTTATTCGCAACTAAGCGTTCTTCATAAAGTTTAAGTCTTTGGTGACTTTCCTCGTTCAAATCATAGAGTGAGGGATCGTTATCGTAACGATAATTATCGCGCGTATAGCCAGCGCTAGAGGTTCCTGCGACAGCAGCAGTTGAAGCGGTTGTTGCGGGACGGTAAGTGTCGCGAACTTTCTCTTCGTAGTCGTAATCAACGACCATATCTGTCCGATATTCTGGGAGATGCTCGGCTTGGTCTTTGGTTAACCCTAAAACATAAATCCTATGATTTGCATAATCTACACGCGCCCGTCCAATCGGCAATAAGACTTGCTTTCCAAAGAACCAGAACCCGGTATCAATGACTAGGTAACGTAAGTGACCCGTTTCATCAACTAAAATATCGTGAACGTCACCGATTTTTTCTTCGCCGTCACTGTAAACGCTATAACCTTTAATATCTTCACCGTCAAAAATACGGTCTTTATAGTCGGGATATAGTTCGCTAATAGTTGTTAGAGGCATTGTTATAAATATCCTTGTCGTAATCTAACTTCTCTAGATTATTCGGATTTATGAAATGATGAATCTTTCTGGTGAAGTAAAAAGCAATCTTAGTCTATCCTTCTTAAGAGAGAGGAAAGATATTATTGAACTTTTCACTTGATATTCAGTAGCAAGCGATAAAAGTGGACGGGCGATTTGGTATCATTTGGTCTGTTTCTCCGGCCAATTCACCCAAGTTCGAGCGACTAGCTCGCTGAGCCAGCGGCGCTGTTCTCCATTGAGTACGCCCGAATCAAGCAGGATTTCTGCTTTTAAGTCTTCTAAGCTTTGTCCCTGCTCGCGGGCAATTTGAATGGTTCCCGCGATCGCGGTGGCGATTAACTCTTCGTTAACTGGCTCTTGGCGAAGAGCCATCAGTTCGTCTGGGCTGGTAGGGATGCGATAATTCATAGCGGTGAGGATAACTAAACTGTGATTTTGCAGCAACCCGCGCAAAATGTAAACTTTTGTAAAAAAATCTAATTTTTATGTAACCCGAAGTTTAACCCACAGCAGACGCGGGGACTGTAAAGAGACGATTAAGATCGTAGATTTGCCAAATAAAAAACTGTAAAGATGAAAGAACTCCTTTATCTCGAAATACCTACGCCAGACACCGAAGCCGTTCGCGACTGGCTCCACCACGCGCAGATTGCCGAGGGTTTGGCGGCAACCCCCACACCAGATGGAGTGCGTCTGGCTGCATTCTCCAATCCTTCAATCGCAGCCGCCTCGATTTCGGAAAACGAACTCTCAATTTTCACTTGGTCGGTGCAACGGACGACTTATCTAAAAGTCTTTCGCTGGGGAAGTCAGGAACTTGCCGGAGAACGACAAGTTCTTAAGCGCTTGGTTCGGGAAATCCGATCGCAGTTTCCCCCTCATTATCCGGATCCGTCCGCGATCGATCTCGCGCAACAATCTATCTTCGAGGCGCTGACCCCACATTACCCAAAAACCGTCCATTTTTTCCAGAAAATGCCGCAGGGCGAGTACGATCTCAACCGCGTGTATTGGTGGGAAAAGCGCTGGCGCGAGAGCGTTCGCAATCCCCAGCAACCGCAGCAAGTCGTGTTTGACAGTGCGGCGACGGGCAAGGCAGCGGACTACGACCTCATCTATCTCGGCGGCGCTTTAGGCGCAATTCACGCAGCAGTGATGGCGCAGTTAGGCTGGAAAGTTTTGCTGGTCGAGCGTTTGCCTTTCGGACGTATGAACCGAGAGTGGAATATCTCTCGCGCTGAATTTCAAAGTTTAATCGATCTGGGGTTATTTTCTGCAACAGAGTTTGAAAGTTTGATCGCCCGAGAATATCGCGACGGTTTTAATAAATTTTTTGACGGCAACAATCCGCCGCATTTGAAAGCGAAGATTTTGCACACGCCGACTGTATTGAATATCGCGATCGATTCCGAGCAATTGCTGTTATTGTGCGGTGAAAAATTAAAACGGGCGGGCGGTGAAATCTGGGACGAAACTGAGTTTATTCGCGCCGATCTTGCCCCCGATGGAGTAACGGTGCAATTGCGGGAACTGCCCACGGGAACAGCGAAACAAGCGAGCGGTCGTTTGTTGGTCGATGCAATGGGAACCGCCTCGCCTATTGCGTGGCAGCGCAACGGCGGGCGGACGTTCGATAGTGTTTGTCCGACGGTCGGGGCTATTGTTAGCGGTATCGACGAACAGGTATGGGACTCGAATTACGGCGACGTTCTTAATTCTCATGGGGATACGTCTCGAGGGCGACAGTTGATTTGGGAATTATTTCCGGCGGCGGGAGATGATTTGACGATTTATCTGTTTCACTACCATCAGGTTCACCCCGATAATCCCGGCTCTTTATTAGAGATGTACGAAGATTTCTTTACAATTCTGCCGGAGTATCGCCACTGCGAGATGGAAGCGCTGGAGTGGAAAAAAGCGACTTTCGGCTATATTCCCGGACATTTTAGCGTCGGCAGCCGCGATCGCGCTATTGCCCGCGATCGACTCATTTCCATCGGCGATGCCGCATCCTTGCAATCGCCCCTTGTCTTTACCGGATTCGGTTCCCTAGTCCGCAACCTCTCTCGCCTTACTACCCTCCTCAACGTTGCTTTGAAGCATGATTTACTCGCCGCCGAACACCTCGAGCAAATCCGCGCTTACCAAAGCAACCTTGCTGTAACTTGGCTATTTTCTAAAGGGATGATGGTTCCCACCGGGCAAATCTTACCTCCGGAACGCGTGAATGCGATGCTCAATACCTTTTTTGGGTTACTCGCTAACGAACCCCCTGAAGTTGCCGATACGTTTATTAAAGATCGCTTTGATTGGCTGACGTTCAACCGCCTCGCCTTCAAGGCAGCAAGGATGAATCCTCGCTTGGTTCCTTGGATTTGGCAGCAGGCGGGTGCGAAGGATTTCTTGCGCTGGCTGGGGAGTTATTTCGCCTTTGCCTTGGACTCGTTGATTGCTTTTCTTTTCGCTTGGTTGCCGGATATTTTACCGCGCTGGCAACCGTGGCTGGAAAAGAATAATCCCGCCTTATGGCTGCGTTTGTTGAGTTTTAGTTATAGCATTACCGCCGGTTTGGGGCAGCGCTATCGCAGTGGGGTAAAAGTGGACAGTCCGCCGTTGCCGGTTCGCGTTTAAGGCGCTTCGTACAGAATCCGAGTTCGGGTTAAGGGTTGTCTTATTGCTCCTTTTTCTGACGAAGAAATTCAGAAGGCGGCAAAAGAGAGCATTGGGCTTTACTGCCTATCTCGAACTCGGGTTATCGGGCTTTGTCAGTAAGTGGCGGTTTTAACGCAATTCTGGGACAATTAGAGTTAGCAGGTTAGGCAATAGAAGCCGCTGTCAAGATGACATTTAATTTGTCAAGATGACACTAATTTGACAACGATGACAAATAATTTGTCAATCGACAGAAACCCTTACTATAGCTTAAAGCCCGTGACGAGGATTGAACTCGTGACCTCACCCTTACCAAGGGTGTGCTCTACCACTGAGCCACACGGGCGGCTTGATATTTTGATGTGCGGATTGCGGAGAAATCCAGCACTAGATTTTTTGTGGTGGGCCGAGCTGGATTTGAACCAGCGTAGGCGTAGCCAGTGGATTTACAGTCCACCCCCATTAACCGCTCGGGCATCGACCCTTATTTAATTCCACGGTTTACTATATTAGCAGAGGTTTAAACAAATTACTACTCTTTGTGAAAAAAAAATCGAGAAGCAAAGGGCCACAAGCCCAAACTGCCTGCTAGGATTGAGTTTGAGCTTTCTCAGTCGGGGGTTGGGGGAGCGTGGATAGTACGATGGCGCGGAAAGTCGCTTTCGTCGTAAATTTCCCCAACGAGTTCTTCGAGGATATCTTCGAGGGTGACTAAACCCACGGTTCCCCCGTATTCGTCAACCGCGATCGCGATATGAACCCGCTGCTGTAACATCTCTTTGAGCAAATCGGCGACGCGCTTCGTTTCAGGGACGTAAAATGGCGCATCCATTGCAGCAATAACGGGAGTATGACCGCCCGATGATACGGCTGCGCTGTAGCGCAAGGCTTCCTTGAGGTGAACGATACCGACAATTTTATCTTTCGATTCGCCTTGAACGGGAATGCGGGAGTAGCCGGTTGCCAAACACAGTTCGACGACATCTTGCAAGCTAGCTTCGTGGGAGATGGTGCGCATTTCGATGCGCGGTTTGACCACATCTTTGGCCATTAGGCGATCGAGCATTAAAGCTTTGTTCAGCATTTGGTGCTTGTAGATATCTAAAGTTCCCTTGCTGCCGAGAATCTCAATAGTTAGCTGAAGGTCGTTGAGTGTCGTACTTTGGGGGGCATTCTTGCCGTGTTGTTTGTGGAACAAGCGAATCATTTTTTGGGTAATCGTTTCAATCGCGCTGATAATGCCAAACCACGATAAGAAACGCGACAGCCAAAAAATCGGGCGTACCACGACTTTAAAAATCGGCATGACATTACTGATTGCTAAAGATTTCGGCGAAATTTCCCCAAAAATTAGCAC includes:
- a CDS encoding hemolysin family protein produces the protein MMLVLSACFSGSETAITAMDDLKLRGLIKQQGDPSGIFRLVLQNRARFITTLLIGNNLVNNFSTVLTSNLFALWLGNAGLGIATAIITILVLIFGEISPKSLAISNVMPIFKVVVRPIFWLSRFLSWFGIISAIETITQKMIRLFHKQHGKNAPQSTTLNDLQLTIEILGSKGTLDIYKHQMLNKALMLDRLMAKDVVKPRIEMRTISHEASLQDVVELCLATGYSRIPVQGESKDKIVGIVHLKEALRYSAAVSSGGHTPVIAAMDAPFYVPETKRVADLLKEMLQQRVHIAIAVDEYGGTVGLVTLEDILEELVGEIYDESDFPRHRTIHAPPTPD
- a CDS encoding DUF2382 domain-containing protein; amino-acid sequence: MPLTTISELYPDYKDRIFDGEDIKGYSVYSDGEEKIGDVHDILVDETGHLRYLVIDTGFWFFGKQVLLPIGRARVDYANHRIYVLGLTKDQAEHLPEYRTDMVVDYDYEEKVRDTYRPATTASTAAVAGTSSAGYTRDNYRYDNDPSLYDLNEESHQRLKLYEERLVANKDRQKTGEVAVGKTVETETARVSVPVEKERIVIQRTTPNSTEAVAPGTATFDEGEVARMEVYEETANVEKQAFVREEVEIRKEVDRSTVDAEETIRRERLNIDSHGNPIVDGDIHP
- a CDS encoding flavin-dependent dehydrogenase, translating into MKELLYLEIPTPDTEAVRDWLHHAQIAEGLAATPTPDGVRLAAFSNPSIAAASISENELSIFTWSVQRTTYLKVFRWGSQELAGERQVLKRLVREIRSQFPPHYPDPSAIDLAQQSIFEALTPHYPKTVHFFQKMPQGEYDLNRVYWWEKRWRESVRNPQQPQQVVFDSAATGKAADYDLIYLGGALGAIHAAVMAQLGWKVLLVERLPFGRMNREWNISRAEFQSLIDLGLFSATEFESLIAREYRDGFNKFFDGNNPPHLKAKILHTPTVLNIAIDSEQLLLLCGEKLKRAGGEIWDETEFIRADLAPDGVTVQLRELPTGTAKQASGRLLVDAMGTASPIAWQRNGGRTFDSVCPTVGAIVSGIDEQVWDSNYGDVLNSHGDTSRGRQLIWELFPAAGDDLTIYLFHYHQVHPDNPGSLLEMYEDFFTILPEYRHCEMEALEWKKATFGYIPGHFSVGSRDRAIARDRLISIGDAASLQSPLVFTGFGSLVRNLSRLTTLLNVALKHDLLAAEHLEQIRAYQSNLAVTWLFSKGMMVPTGQILPPERVNAMLNTFFGLLANEPPEVADTFIKDRFDWLTFNRLAFKAARMNPRLVPWIWQQAGAKDFLRWLGSYFAFALDSLIAFLFAWLPDILPRWQPWLEKNNPALWLRLLSFSYSITAGLGQRYRSGVKVDSPPLPVRV